The Bryobacteraceae bacterium genome includes a window with the following:
- the ftsA gene encoding cell division protein FtsA, with the protein MAKRVELAAGLDLGSSWARLVVVSLENGLVRYRTHAAAVSRGWRRGQIADQNAVAATVRQLFEECSRRAGQPLVSAVVGAGGPGVRCRQGRGVYDFGPRRRVQAEDLAQALKFAAQSPLDPDRLLLQVLPQDFTLDGRPPMPHPINVECERLEAHALLITVSRQEHQALVSAVQQADVQVEETVFEAMAAAYASILPEERAGGVGLLDIGAHGSNVVFYDGDAMLFAAGLPVSGDHFTRDISAVHGVSIEEAERLKLSYGCAHTPPAGDNIIIGLPGEGGRPGREISRRALVETLEARADQLFEIFEACRVQHARGLHLGEGVVLCGGGALLEGMVQEAERVLGCPARLGVARGILDWPEELCSPAWTAAAGLAMYSARLQLRRESAPGPGLFGLFQSK; encoded by the coding sequence GTGGCCAAACGCGTAGAACTGGCAGCCGGACTCGACCTGGGCAGCAGCTGGGCGCGCCTCGTCGTCGTCTCGCTGGAGAACGGACTCGTGCGCTACCGCACGCATGCCGCCGCCGTGTCGCGCGGCTGGCGCCGCGGCCAGATCGCGGACCAGAACGCCGTGGCCGCCACCGTGCGCCAGCTGTTCGAGGAGTGCTCCCGGCGCGCCGGCCAGCCGCTGGTGTCCGCCGTGGTCGGAGCCGGCGGACCGGGCGTGCGCTGCCGCCAGGGGCGGGGCGTCTACGACTTCGGCCCGCGCCGCCGCGTGCAGGCTGAAGATCTCGCCCAGGCGCTGAAATTCGCCGCGCAGTCGCCGCTGGACCCCGACAGGCTTCTTCTGCAGGTGCTGCCCCAGGACTTCACGCTCGACGGGCGGCCGCCGATGCCGCACCCCATCAACGTCGAGTGCGAAAGACTGGAGGCGCATGCGCTGCTGATCACCGTGTCGCGGCAGGAGCACCAGGCCCTGGTCAGCGCCGTCCAGCAGGCCGACGTGCAGGTGGAGGAAACGGTGTTCGAGGCGATGGCCGCGGCGTATGCCTCCATCCTGCCCGAGGAGCGCGCCGGAGGCGTGGGCCTGCTCGACATCGGCGCGCACGGCTCCAACGTCGTCTTCTACGACGGCGATGCCATGCTGTTCGCCGCCGGCCTGCCGGTCTCCGGCGATCACTTCACGCGCGACATCTCCGCCGTGCACGGCGTCTCCATCGAGGAAGCCGAGCGGCTGAAGCTCTCCTACGGATGCGCCCACACGCCGCCCGCGGGAGACAACATCATCATCGGTCTGCCCGGCGAGGGCGGGCGCCCGGGCAGGGAGATCAGCCGCCGCGCCCTGGTGGAAACGCTGGAAGCGCGCGCCGATCAGCTGTTCGAAATTTTTGAAGCCTGCCGCGTGCAGCACGCCCGCGGCCTCCATCTGGGCGAGGGCGTGGTGCTGTGCGGCGGCGGCGCGCTGCTGGAAGGCATGGTGCAGGAAGCCGAGCGCGTGCTGGGCTGTCCGGCGCGGCTCGGCGTGGCCCGCGGCATTCTGGACTGGCCCGAGGAGCTGTGCTCGCCCGCCTGGACGGCGGCCGCCGGGCTGGCCATGTATTCGGCGCGCTTGCAGCTGCGCCGCGAAAGCGCGCCGGGGCCGGGACTGTTCGGCCTGTTTCAGTCAAAATAG
- the murA gene encoding UDP-N-acetylglucosamine 1-carboxyvinyltransferase, with protein sequence MTLPASALQSDIMVLRGGRPLEGEVALRGAKNALPKIMVAALLTDEKCVLRNVARILDVHITAELIHALGGEVREIEPGVLEICAANLRPMERSVLREFSGRSRIPILTCGPLLARFGKAPVPSLGGCRIGSRPVDFHLRALQDLGAVLHEEAHDAHLTAARLQGNKIRLDYPSVGATEQVILSAVLADGLTELSNAAVEPEIMDLIMVLQKMGAIISVDVDRVIKILGVRELRGFDHAAIPDRLEAASWACAAVATNGRIFVRHAQQAPMMTFLNRLRQIGGDFRVAADGIEFWRAGQSLRSTAVETDVYPGFSTDYQQPFVIALTQAEGVSIVHETVYEDRFGYVEALRRMGAQIQLYRECLGGLHCRFGQRNYRHSAVIVGPTPLRGADIEIPDLRAGFSYVIAALAAEGESRLSNTRLIERGYEDIAGKLRALGAQLL encoded by the coding sequence ATGACGCTTCCCGCTTCCGCCCTGCAATCCGACATCATGGTGCTCCGCGGCGGCAGGCCGCTCGAGGGCGAAGTGGCCCTGCGCGGCGCCAAGAACGCGCTGCCGAAGATCATGGTGGCGGCCCTGCTGACGGACGAGAAGTGCGTCCTGCGCAACGTCGCCCGCATCCTCGACGTGCACATCACGGCGGAGCTCATCCACGCTCTCGGCGGCGAAGTGCGCGAGATCGAGCCCGGCGTGCTGGAAATCTGCGCCGCCAACCTGCGCCCGATGGAGCGCTCCGTGCTGCGCGAGTTCTCCGGCCGCAGCCGCATTCCCATCCTGACCTGCGGGCCGCTGCTGGCCCGCTTCGGCAAGGCGCCCGTGCCGTCTCTCGGCGGCTGCCGGATCGGGTCGCGCCCGGTGGATTTCCACCTGCGCGCGCTGCAGGACCTTGGCGCCGTTCTGCACGAGGAGGCGCACGACGCCCATCTGACCGCCGCCCGGCTCCAGGGCAACAAGATCCGCCTGGACTATCCCAGCGTGGGCGCCACCGAGCAGGTGATCCTCTCCGCCGTCCTGGCCGACGGCCTCACGGAACTGTCCAACGCCGCCGTCGAGCCGGAAATCATGGACCTGATCATGGTGCTGCAGAAGATGGGCGCCATCATCAGCGTCGACGTCGACCGCGTCATCAAGATCCTCGGCGTGCGCGAGCTGCGCGGCTTCGACCACGCCGCCATCCCCGACCGCCTCGAGGCCGCCTCCTGGGCCTGCGCCGCCGTGGCCACCAACGGCCGCATCTTCGTCCGCCACGCCCAGCAGGCCCCCATGATGACGTTCCTCAACCGCCTGCGCCAGATCGGCGGCGATTTCCGCGTCGCCGCCGACGGCATCGAGTTCTGGCGCGCCGGCCAGTCGCTTCGCTCCACGGCCGTGGAAACCGACGTCTACCCCGGCTTCTCCACCGACTACCAGCAGCCGTTCGTCATCGCCCTCACGCAGGCCGAAGGCGTCTCCATCGTCCATGAGACCGTGTACGAAGACCGCTTCGGCTACGTCGAAGCGTTGCGCCGGATGGGCGCGCAGATCCAGCTCTACCGCGAGTGCCTCGGCGGCCTGCACTGCCGCTTCGGACAGCGCAACTACCGCCATTCAGCCGTCATCGTGGGGCCGACGCCGCTCCGCGGCGCCGACATCGAGATCCCGGACCTGCGCGCCGGCTTCAGCTACGTCATCGCGGCTCTCGCCGCCGAGGGCGAGTCCCGCCTCTCCAACACGCGGCTCATCGAGCGGGGCTACGAGGACATCGCCGGCAAGCTCCGGGCGCTCGGCGCGCAGCTGCTCTGA
- a CDS encoding glycosyl transferase family 1 yields MPLRILIDARHVRDFGYGTYIRNLVRGLASIGAPHEFLLTLRSQDRDELDGLPANFHILPYERQDTEPRDRILFSLFARKQLPSLVHIPLARVPLFLPKPYIVTVHDISSLVLEQGGGWKGQIRRAVLQRSLLEAACVIAVSEWTRNDLVSLMGVPASKIRRIYGAVDPSFTDPRPARWARAAGPEAREHERRRELERYQVHYPYLLYAGTIRPQKNIPRLVEAFALLRGKLQDDPRWKDLRLIIIGDEISRYPAVRQAVIQSRVEPYVRFLGFVPKETLRVFYESAAAFVFPSLYEGFGLPPLEAMACGAPVVCSTATSLPEAVGDAAEMVSPDNVFDIARGIEEVLLNEKRRKELIERGAQRVRQFRWETTAAQVLAIYEAVTMGKPLPE; encoded by the coding sequence GTGCCGCTGCGCATCCTGATCGACGCCCGCCACGTCCGGGATTTCGGCTACGGCACTTACATCCGCAACCTGGTGCGCGGACTGGCGTCGATCGGCGCGCCGCACGAGTTCCTGCTGACCCTGCGGAGCCAGGACCGCGACGAGCTGGACGGGCTGCCCGCGAATTTCCATATCCTGCCCTACGAGCGGCAGGACACCGAGCCGCGCGACCGGATCCTGTTTTCGCTGTTCGCCCGCAAGCAGCTGCCCTCGCTCGTCCATATCCCCCTGGCCCGCGTGCCGCTGTTCCTGCCAAAGCCTTACATCGTCACGGTGCATGACATCTCGAGCCTCGTGCTGGAACAGGGCGGCGGATGGAAAGGGCAAATCCGCCGCGCGGTGTTGCAGCGCTCGCTGCTGGAAGCGGCCTGCGTCATCGCCGTCAGCGAATGGACGCGCAACGACCTCGTCTCGCTGATGGGGGTTCCCGCCTCCAAGATCCGGCGCATTTACGGCGCTGTCGATCCGAGCTTCACCGATCCCCGCCCGGCGCGCTGGGCGCGCGCCGCCGGCCCCGAAGCGCGCGAGCACGAGCGGCGCCGCGAGCTGGAGCGCTACCAGGTCCACTACCCGTACCTGCTCTATGCAGGCACGATCCGGCCGCAGAAGAACATCCCGCGGCTGGTGGAGGCGTTCGCGCTGCTGCGCGGCAAGCTGCAGGACGATCCCCGGTGGAAGGACCTGCGGCTGATCATCATCGGGGACGAAATCTCGCGCTATCCGGCCGTGCGCCAGGCCGTCATCCAGTCCCGCGTGGAGCCGTACGTCCGATTTCTGGGATTCGTGCCGAAGGAGACGCTGCGGGTCTTCTACGAATCAGCGGCCGCATTTGTCTTTCCCTCGCTGTACGAGGGCTTCGGGCTGCCGCCGCTGGAGGCGATGGCCTGCGGCGCGCCGGTCGTCTGCTCGACGGCCACTTCGCTGCCGGAAGCCGTCGGAGACGCCGCCGAGATGGTGAGCCCGGACAACGTGTTCGACATCGCCCGGGGCATCGAGGAAGTGCTGCTGAACGAAAAGCGCCGCAAGGAGCTGATCGAGCGCGGCGCGCAGCGGGTGCGCCAGTTCCGCTGGGAGACCACGGCGGCGCAGGTGCTTGCCATTTACGAGGCGGTGACGATGGGAAAGCCGCTTCCGGAATGA
- a CDS encoding serine hydroxymethyltransferase, with translation MTEQERMARTLAEVDPEIAQAIRDEAERQHARLELIASENFTSEAVLEATGSVFTNKYAEGYPGKRYYGGCEFTDIVENLARERAKKLFGAEHANVQPHSGSQANEAAYAAVLSPGDTILGMNLAHGGHLTHGHPLNFSGKTYKVVPYGVRREDERIDYDEVARLAREHRPKMIVAGASAYSRIIDFARLREICDETGAMLLVDMAHFSGLVAAGLYPNPCQWADIVTTTTHKTLRGPRSGLILCRAQYAQAIDKTVFPGVQGGPLVHVIAAKAVCFLEAMQPEFIEYQRRVVANAQALAEGLREAGYRVVSGGTDTHVMLVDVFSKGLRGREAEKALDEAWITVNKNSIPFDQNPPLNPSGIRLGSPAVTTRGFGVAEMRLVAELIARVLEAPADEANLAAVRRRVEELTERFPLYAWRRAAVRA, from the coding sequence ATGACGGAACAGGAGCGCATGGCCAGGACGCTGGCGGAAGTCGATCCGGAGATTGCGCAGGCGATCCGGGACGAAGCGGAGCGGCAACACGCGAGGCTGGAGCTGATCGCCAGCGAGAATTTCACCTCCGAAGCGGTGCTCGAGGCCACCGGCAGCGTGTTTACGAACAAGTACGCCGAGGGCTACCCGGGCAAACGCTACTACGGCGGCTGCGAGTTCACCGACATCGTCGAAAACCTGGCGCGGGAGCGCGCGAAGAAGCTGTTCGGCGCCGAGCACGCCAACGTGCAGCCGCACTCGGGCTCGCAGGCCAACGAAGCCGCCTATGCCGCGGTGCTCTCTCCCGGAGACACGATTCTCGGCATGAACCTGGCCCACGGCGGGCACCTGACGCACGGCCACCCGCTGAACTTTTCCGGCAAAACCTACAAGGTGGTGCCGTACGGCGTGCGCCGCGAGGACGAGCGGATCGACTATGACGAAGTGGCGCGGCTGGCTCGGGAGCACCGCCCGAAGATGATCGTGGCGGGCGCCAGCGCGTATTCGCGCATCATCGATTTCGCGCGGCTGCGCGAGATCTGCGACGAGACCGGCGCGATGCTGCTGGTGGACATGGCGCATTTCAGCGGGCTGGTGGCCGCGGGGCTGTATCCGAATCCGTGCCAGTGGGCCGACATCGTCACCACCACGACGCATAAAACGCTGCGCGGGCCGCGCTCCGGCCTGATCCTGTGCCGCGCGCAGTATGCGCAGGCCATCGACAAGACCGTGTTTCCCGGCGTGCAGGGCGGGCCGCTGGTGCATGTGATCGCCGCCAAGGCGGTGTGCTTCCTCGAAGCGATGCAGCCGGAGTTCATCGAATACCAGCGGCGTGTGGTGGCCAACGCGCAGGCGCTGGCCGAGGGGCTCAGGGAAGCCGGCTACCGGGTCGTCAGCGGCGGCACGGACACGCACGTGATGCTGGTGGATGTTTTCTCGAAAGGGCTGCGGGGCAGGGAAGCGGAAAAGGCTCTGGACGAAGCCTGGATCACGGTGAACAAGAACTCGATTCCGTTCGACCAGAACCCGCCGCTGAATCCGAGCGGCATCCGCCTGGGAAGCCCTGCCGTCACCACGCGCGGCTTCGGCGTTGCGGAGATGCGGCTGGTGGCGGAGCTGATCGCCCGCGTGCTGGAAGCGCCCGCCGACGAGGCCAATCTGGCTGCCGTTCGGAGGCGCGTGGAAGAGCTGACGGAACGGTTTCCGCTCTATGCCTGGAGGCGCGCCGCGGTGCGGGCGTGA
- the rpiB gene encoding ribose 5-phosphate isomerase B, with protein MKIALGADHAGFLLKEFLRGELEKAGHEIVDFGAHSPDSTDYPDYAQKVAAAVAEGRCERGVLVCFTGVGMSIAANRRRGVRAALAYNSDVVELTRRHNNANVLALGAKYVSPAQAREWVRIFLETPFDGGRHERRVEKMDSGEQGC; from the coding sequence ATGAAAATCGCGCTCGGAGCGGATCACGCCGGATTCCTGCTGAAAGAATTCCTGCGCGGCGAGCTGGAAAAAGCGGGCCACGAAATCGTGGATTTCGGCGCGCACTCGCCCGATTCGACGGACTACCCGGACTACGCGCAGAAGGTGGCGGCTGCCGTGGCGGAAGGGCGGTGCGAGAGGGGCGTGCTGGTCTGCTTCACCGGCGTGGGGATGTCGATCGCGGCCAACCGCCGCAGGGGCGTGAGGGCGGCGCTGGCTTACAATTCCGACGTCGTTGAGCTGACGCGGCGGCACAACAACGCCAACGTGCTGGCGCTCGGGGCGAAATACGTCAGCCCGGCGCAGGCGCGGGAGTGGGTGCGGATTTTTCTGGAAACGCCGTTCGACGGCGGGCGCCACGAGCGGCGCGTCGAGAAGATGGACTCAGGAGAGCAGGGCTGCTGA
- a CDS encoding dehydratase, with protein sequence MPAELPPPSSILDSGDASLFDVRSKAPGPQGRLPYTPEMLRERPSGDLYGWTMNAAMGWEPARMNAEEVLILSTHGGLRAPDGSPIALGYHTGHWEVSLQVEAAARELKQWGAIPFAAYCSDPCDGRSQGTPAMFDSLPYRNDASAVFRRLIRSLPNRAAVIGVATCDKGLPAMMMALAAQHDLACVLVPGGVTLLPEQGEDTAVVQSIGARFAHGEITLEYAQEAGCRACASPGGGCQFMGTAATSQVVAEALGMALPHSALSPSGHSVWLDMARRSARAALHLQASGVRMRDILTPEALENALILHAACGGSMNLIIHLAAVAFHAGLRRPSVEDWARVNRSTPRLVDALPNGPRNFATVQVFLAGGVPEVMLHLRRAGLLHTKVRTATGMTLDDNLDWWEQSERRAALRRRLREIDGIDPDDVILSPDDARARGITSTVCFPTGNLAPEGSVVKATAIDPSVVDADGVYRKRGPARVFTSEPAAIAAIKEGRIREGDIVVLAGRGPMGSGMEETYQLTSALKYLPFGKHVALITDARFSGVSTGACIGHVSPEALAGGPIGKLRDGDLIEIVIDRNRLEGSVNVIGVDLESRPPHPDLRPDPLLPEDTRLWAALQEASGGSWAGSVYDVDRIIALLEAGRRALGRQEAGAGVSSPPRSPASSGQTP encoded by the coding sequence ATGCCCGCTGAGCTGCCCCCGCCTTCCTCCATCCTCGATTCAGGCGACGCCTCCCTGTTCGACGTCCGCTCGAAAGCCCCGGGTCCGCAGGGCAGGCTCCCCTACACGCCGGAGATGCTGCGGGAGAGGCCTTCCGGCGACCTCTACGGCTGGACGATGAACGCGGCCATGGGCTGGGAGCCCGCGCGGATGAACGCCGAGGAGGTGCTCATCCTCTCCACCCACGGCGGACTGCGCGCGCCCGACGGCTCGCCCATCGCCCTCGGCTACCACACCGGCCACTGGGAAGTCAGCCTGCAGGTGGAAGCCGCCGCCCGCGAGCTGAAACAATGGGGCGCGATTCCGTTTGCGGCCTACTGTTCCGATCCCTGCGACGGCCGCTCCCAGGGCACGCCCGCGATGTTCGACTCGCTCCCCTACCGCAACGACGCCAGCGCCGTGTTCCGCCGCCTGATCCGCTCGCTGCCCAACCGCGCCGCCGTCATCGGCGTGGCCACCTGCGACAAGGGCCTGCCGGCGATGATGATGGCCCTGGCGGCGCAGCATGATCTCGCCTGCGTGCTCGTGCCCGGCGGCGTGACGCTGCTGCCCGAGCAGGGCGAGGACACAGCCGTCGTGCAGTCCATCGGCGCACGCTTCGCACACGGCGAGATCACGCTGGAATACGCGCAGGAGGCGGGCTGCCGCGCCTGCGCCTCTCCCGGCGGCGGCTGCCAGTTCATGGGCACGGCGGCCACGTCGCAGGTCGTGGCCGAGGCGCTGGGCATGGCGCTGCCGCACTCGGCCCTGTCTCCTTCCGGCCACTCCGTCTGGCTGGACATGGCCCGCCGCTCGGCGCGCGCCGCTCTGCATCTCCAGGCCTCCGGAGTGCGCATGCGGGACATTCTGACACCCGAAGCGCTGGAAAACGCCCTGATCCTGCACGCCGCCTGCGGCGGGTCGATGAATCTGATCATTCATCTGGCGGCGGTGGCCTTCCACGCCGGGCTGCGGCGGCCTTCCGTCGAAGACTGGGCGCGCGTCAACCGCAGCACGCCGCGCCTGGTGGACGCGCTGCCCAACGGCCCGCGCAATTTCGCCACCGTGCAGGTCTTTCTCGCCGGCGGCGTGCCGGAAGTCATGCTTCATCTGCGCCGCGCGGGGCTGCTGCACACGAAGGTCCGCACAGCCACGGGAATGACGCTCGATGACAACCTCGACTGGTGGGAGCAGAGCGAGCGCCGCGCCGCGCTGCGCCGGCGCCTGCGCGAGATCGACGGCATCGATCCCGATGACGTCATCCTGAGCCCCGATGACGCGCGCGCCCGCGGCATCACCTCCACGGTCTGCTTCCCCACGGGCAATCTCGCTCCAGAAGGCAGCGTGGTGAAGGCCACCGCCATCGACCCTTCCGTCGTGGATGCCGATGGCGTCTACCGCAAGCGCGGGCCCGCGCGCGTGTTCACGTCCGAGCCTGCCGCGATCGCGGCCATCAAGGAAGGCCGCATCCGGGAAGGCGACATCGTCGTGCTGGCCGGGCGCGGCCCCATGGGCTCCGGCATGGAGGAGACCTATCAGCTCACGTCCGCGCTGAAATACCTTCCCTTCGGCAAACATGTCGCGCTGATCACCGACGCACGCTTCAGCGGCGTCTCCACGGGCGCCTGCATCGGCCATGTTTCGCCCGAGGCGCTGGCCGGCGGGCCCATCGGCAAACTGCGCGACGGCGACCTGATCGAGATCGTCATCGACCGCAACCGGCTGGAGGGATCGGTCAACGTCATCGGCGTGGATCTGGAGTCCCGCCCGCCGCACCCGGATCTCCGGCCCGATCCTCTGCTGCCGGAAGACACGCGCCTGTGGGCTGCGTTGCAGGAGGCCAGCGGCGGCTCCTGGGCCGGCAGCGTCTACGATGTGGACCGCATCATCGCCCTGCTCGAGGCCGGCCGCCGCGCGCTCGGCCGGCAGGAAGCCGGCGCCGGGGTCAGTTCACCGCCCCGTTCACCTGCGTCTTCCGGTCAAACTCCATGA
- a CDS encoding dipeptidyl peptidase S46 family protein: MARRSLFASFFLLLVSFTPLPGVEGKWTPRQVLELDPAWLRELGLEVPPNRLWDPARGTGLLAAAVNISGCSAGFVSETGLILTNHHCLFGMLQEHSTPQRDLMTHGFLARTQAEELRGRTTRVAVPRRFTDVTQAVLAAVPAGASDYARWEAIEKKQKELVAECEKQPGSRCRIAVFDGGVEYVLIESLELDDIRLVYAPPRAIGEYGGEIDNWMWPRHTGDFAVARAYKDGKPYRPEFWFPISRSGVKPGDFVMVLGYPGRTVRSLTAAEMALQRDGWFALRARIYGEWIRLLEESTKDSREGSIAVAGTLKSLNNVVKNAQGQLAGLARGRIIEKQEQEEKEVLAWAAERPEWKAAIEARRELDERAARRRATALRDFLLQSIPNGPVALRHAAQLVRLAAERAKPDMEREAEYMERQWPQLKARLERDQKSYFRAADEALLKSWLRHALSLPEGARIQAVEARFRAGSLDDAVARMYAGTRVTDLGERMKMFGETLEQLRARRDPMLDFALALETELRAFDRAQRGHEGAVSRLRPAWRRAVIAHAGKPVAPDANGTLRVSFAHVKGYVPREAVEYLPQTTLAGMLEKHTGEEPFALPKALLDAAAKTDPAKVPLNFLSDADTTGGNSGSPTVNGRGELVGLNFDRVWENVANDFGYNPAIARNVNVDIRFFLWLLEHVDRADGLLRELGVKGR, from the coding sequence ATGGCGCGCCGGTCCCTGTTTGCATCGTTCTTTCTCCTGCTGGTCTCTTTCACGCCGCTTCCGGGCGTCGAAGGGAAATGGACGCCCCGCCAGGTGCTGGAACTCGACCCCGCCTGGCTGCGCGAGCTGGGTCTGGAGGTGCCTCCAAACAGGCTGTGGGACCCCGCTCGCGGCACCGGTCTGCTGGCGGCGGCGGTGAACATCAGCGGCTGCTCGGCGGGCTTCGTCTCCGAAACGGGACTGATCCTCACGAATCATCACTGCCTGTTCGGGATGCTCCAGGAGCACAGCACGCCGCAGCGCGACCTGATGACGCACGGATTCCTTGCGCGCACGCAGGCGGAAGAGCTGCGCGGGCGCACGACGCGGGTCGCCGTGCCGCGCCGGTTCACAGACGTGACGCAGGCGGTGCTCGCCGCGGTTCCCGCGGGCGCCTCGGACTACGCGCGCTGGGAGGCCATCGAGAAGAAGCAGAAAGAACTGGTGGCGGAGTGCGAGAAGCAGCCGGGCTCGCGCTGCCGGATCGCCGTGTTCGACGGCGGCGTCGAGTACGTCCTGATCGAGAGCCTCGAGCTCGACGACATCCGGCTGGTCTATGCGCCGCCGCGCGCCATCGGAGAATACGGCGGCGAGATCGACAACTGGATGTGGCCGCGCCACACGGGCGACTTCGCCGTCGCGCGCGCATACAAAGATGGAAAGCCGTACCGGCCGGAATTCTGGTTCCCCATCTCGCGCTCTGGAGTCAAGCCGGGCGACTTCGTGATGGTGCTCGGCTATCCGGGCCGCACCGTGCGGTCGCTGACGGCGGCGGAGATGGCTTTGCAGCGGGACGGCTGGTTCGCGCTGCGGGCGCGCATCTACGGCGAGTGGATCCGCCTGCTCGAGGAATCCACGAAGGATTCGCGCGAAGGCTCGATCGCCGTGGCCGGCACGCTGAAGAGCCTCAACAACGTCGTGAAAAACGCGCAGGGACAGCTGGCCGGCCTCGCCCGCGGCCGCATCATCGAGAAGCAGGAGCAGGAGGAGAAAGAGGTTCTGGCCTGGGCCGCCGAACGGCCGGAATGGAAAGCGGCCATCGAGGCGCGGCGCGAACTGGACGAGCGCGCCGCCCGCCGCCGCGCCACGGCGCTGCGCGACTTCCTGCTGCAGTCGATTCCCAACGGCCCGGTGGCGCTGCGCCATGCGGCGCAGCTCGTGCGGCTGGCCGCCGAACGCGCCAAGCCCGACATGGAGCGCGAGGCCGAATACATGGAGCGGCAGTGGCCGCAACTGAAGGCGCGGCTCGAGCGCGACCAGAAGAGCTACTTCCGCGCCGCCGATGAAGCGCTGCTGAAGAGCTGGCTCCGCCACGCGCTCTCGCTGCCGGAGGGTGCGCGCATCCAGGCCGTGGAGGCGCGCTTCCGCGCGGGATCTCTCGATGACGCCGTGGCGCGGATGTATGCCGGCACGCGCGTGACTGATCTGGGCGAGCGCATGAAGATGTTCGGCGAGACGCTCGAACAGCTCCGCGCGCGGCGGGACCCGATGCTGGACTTTGCGCTGGCGCTCGAAACCGAACTGCGCGCCTTCGACCGTGCGCAGCGCGGGCACGAAGGCGCCGTCAGCCGGCTGCGGCCAGCCTGGCGGAGGGCGGTGATAGCGCACGCGGGCAAGCCCGTCGCGCCCGATGCCAACGGCACGCTGCGCGTTTCGTTCGCGCATGTCAAAGGCTATGTCCCCCGCGAAGCGGTCGAGTATCTGCCGCAGACGACGCTGGCGGGAATGCTCGAGAAGCATACCGGCGAGGAACCGTTCGCGCTGCCGAAGGCGCTGCTGGATGCTGCGGCGAAAACGGATCCGGCGAAGGTGCCGCTCAATTTCCTCTCCGACGCCGACACGACCGGAGGCAACTCGGGCAGCCCGACGGTGAACGGGCGCGGCGAGCTGGTGGGGCTGAATTTCGACCGCGTCTGGGAAAACGTGGCCAACGATTTCGGCTACAACCCAGCCATTGCGCGCAACGTGAATGTCGATATCCGTTTCTTTCTCTGGCTGCTCGAACACGTCGACCGCGCCGATGGGCTGCTGCGCGAACTCGGCGTGAAGGGCAGATAG
- the pntA gene encoding NAD(P) transhydrogenase subunit alpha codes for MVGVLKETAAGERRVALVPQAVPQLASKGFDVLVEAGAGAAAGFTDEEFSAKGAKIAPTREEVIAAADVIVRVRADAAGLRAGQTVIGFFDPLSEPQRAREFASAGVSAFAMELMPRITRAQSMDALSSMATVAGYKAVILAANYLPRLFPMLMTAAGTIAPAKVFVVGVGVAGLQAIATARRLGAVVSAYDVRPAVKEQVLSLGAKFVELPLEAGEAEDKGGYARAMDESFYRRQRELMKRVVAENDVVITTAAVPGKKAPVLVTEDMVQGMAPGSVIVDLAIERGGNCEITVPGEVAERHGVTLVGLLNLPSTAPYHASQMYARNIANFLIHIAGKGAIDFSSEDEILRETLVAHEGRVVHARVKELLGEA; via the coding sequence ATGGTCGGCGTCCTGAAAGAGACAGCGGCTGGCGAGCGCCGCGTGGCGCTGGTTCCGCAGGCCGTGCCGCAGCTGGCTTCCAAAGGGTTCGACGTGCTGGTGGAGGCGGGCGCGGGGGCGGCGGCGGGATTCACGGACGAGGAGTTTTCCGCAAAAGGCGCGAAAATCGCCCCCACGCGGGAGGAAGTCATCGCAGCGGCGGACGTGATCGTGCGGGTGCGCGCCGATGCCGCAGGGCTGCGCGCGGGGCAGACGGTCATCGGCTTCTTCGATCCTCTGTCGGAGCCGCAGCGGGCGCGCGAGTTCGCCTCTGCCGGCGTGTCGGCCTTCGCCATGGAGCTGATGCCGCGCATCACGCGGGCGCAGAGCATGGACGCGCTGTCATCGATGGCCACGGTGGCGGGCTACAAGGCCGTCATCCTCGCCGCGAATTACCTGCCTCGCCTGTTCCCGATGCTGATGACCGCGGCGGGCACCATCGCTCCGGCGAAAGTGTTTGTCGTCGGCGTCGGCGTCGCCGGGCTGCAGGCCATCGCCACGGCTCGAAGGCTGGGCGCGGTGGTCAGCGCCTACGACGTGCGTCCGGCGGTGAAAGAGCAGGTTCTGAGCCTGGGGGCCAAGTTTGTCGAACTGCCGCTGGAAGCCGGTGAAGCCGAGGACAAAGGCGGCTACGCGCGCGCCATGGACGAGTCGTTCTACCGCCGGCAGCGCGAGCTGATGAAGCGCGTGGTCGCTGAAAACGACGTGGTCATCACGACAGCCGCCGTGCCGGGCAAGAAGGCGCCCGTGCTGGTGACCGAGGACATGGTGCAGGGCATGGCGCCCGGCTCGGTGATCGTCGACCTGGCCATCGAGCGGGGAGGCAACTGCGAGATCACGGTTCCGGGCGAAGTGGCGGAGCGCCATGGCGTGACTCTCGTCGGGCTGCTGAACCTGCCCTCGACGGCGCCGTATCACGCCAGCCAGATGTACGCCCGCAACATCGCCAACTTCCTGATCCACATCGCGGGCAAGGGCGCGATCGATTTTTCCAGCGAAGACGAAATCCTGCGCGAGACGCTGGTGGCGCATGAAGGCCGCGTGGTGCACGCGCGCGTGAAAGAGCTGTTGGGAGAAGCCTGA